A genomic segment from Solenopsis invicta isolate M01_SB chromosome 5, UNIL_Sinv_3.0, whole genome shotgun sequence encodes:
- the LOC113003154 gene encoding membrane metallo-endopeptidase-like 1 gives MRRFILFAFIDVLLMKNATPFKNQGYPSHLAWLFDSNNKLTKNNESEHKEENKPTVCQTQECKKFARMLSEGMDKSVDPCDDFYEYACGKWPEHNPIPEGMDSWNMIRRAQVNVAKQIKEIFDEGPKDDDIYAIKLAKKWYAACMDTDTAERQGLQPIIHTISRIGGWPMIMEPEEWNEEEYSWQKVDDQYMRLTGSNAFHEVDVWNFAPETPQETPQKMMFIYVPELLLESYKVWINWNNSKEEYDESDEQEDSQEPGSEDKSDNDNNDVDDNSNHDKDNNDNKNDDDGDTNEQDDDKNTYKKISMKKIGELVKKTNVKHNRKMKSAIHSKKHENHKTKKEKIERRVIPKNVSEKLRLPKNEKNHMRQARRKRLQKTLEATTPQISTENTADEGNFRKRYTDFISKVACAIAKARDVDVTEKHMNKDIQDMIDFQIKLFHILGDGNYETMKLTDLQEWYDKKNPKTANSKINWLYKIGEVFDEAHVDVDVNSNVTINSNYVSSLVTLLDETSSRTIVNYIHWNFLSNIIRTTTREMKKLYYEWKEKQKNDNTRIFGVPARLIECIHEKEMRDIAAYEYVKNHFSDEITTIASDMLDDIQKEVEYEIKGTDWLNDDTKDIILAKLINMKKFIGYPDWYKNNTIVKKHFQGLMVINSYYENTLSLNRYSKWKSLRHLVPDENDLLISPIKVNAVFDYILDALSLSAADFQSPLFAYDRPQVINYGIIGVIMAHEVNHGFDNFGYVYNKNGKLINLSSAVTEAHDKRTECFVEQFNNYSISKKSNYKIKNYGNMTIRDNIADTMGLETAFRAYERRERECGKTGTVLPGHEDITNDQLFFLSFANVFCDDITNRTLEKAKSDEHSIGRLRVIGSVSNSRDFAKAYNCPVGSAMNPEKKCHVWK, from the exons ATGAGACGGTTCATActttt CGCCTTCATTGACGTACTTTTAATGAAGAATGCAACGCCGTTCAAAAATCAAGGATATCCTTCACATCTGGCTTGGTTATTTgactcaaacaataaattaactaAAAACAATGAGAGTGAACATAAGGAAGAAAACAAGCCTACTGTATGCCAAACTCAAGAGTGCAAAAAATTTG CACGGATGTTATCGGAGGGCATGGACAAATCTGTGGATCCGTGCGACGACTTCTATGAATACGCGTGTGGAAAATGGCCGGAGCATAATCCCATTCCGGAAGGAATGGATTCATGGAATATGATCCGCAGAGCGCAAGTAAATGTTGCGAAACAAATAAAAG AAATCTTCGACGAGGGTCCAAAGGATGACGATATTTATGCGATAAAACTCGCGAAAAAGTGGTATGCAGCTTGCATGGATACAG ATACAGCGGAGAGGCAAGGTCTCCAGCCTATTATTCATACTATATCCCGAATAGGTGGATGGCCAATGATAATGGAACCGGAGGAATGGAACGAGGAGGAGTACAGCTGGCAAAAAGTGGATGATCAATATATGCGTTTAACAGGTAGCAATGCTTTCCACGAGGTAGACGTATGGAACTTTGCTCCGGAAACACCTCAGGAAACGCCTCAAAAAATGATGTTT ATATACGTTCCAGAGTTACTTCTGGAATCATACAAAGTCTGGATTAATTGGAACAATAGTAAAGAAGAATATGATGAAAGCGACGAGCAGGAAGATAGTCAAGAACCTGGAAGCGAAGACAAAagtgataatgataataacgaTGTCGATGACAATAGTAATCATGATAAAGATAATAATGACAATAAAAATGACGATGATGGCGATACAAACGAACAAGATGATGATAAAAACACGTACAAGAAAATTAGTATGAAAAAGATCGGTGAGTTGGtgaaaaaaacaaatgtgaagCATAATAGAAAAATGAAGAGTGCCATCCATTCCAAAAAACATGAGAATCATAAGACAAAGAAAGAGAAGATAGAAAGACGAGTAATACCAAAAAATGTTAGCGAAAAATTACGCTTGCCAAAGAACGAAAAGAATCATATGAGGCAAGCACGTAGAAAGAGACTGCAGAAAACTTTAGAGGCGACAACACCACAAATTAGCACAGAAAATACGGCTGACGAAGGTAACTTTAGGAAGCGCTATACTGATTTCATCTCAAAAGTAGCATGCGCCATAGCGAAAGCAAGAGACGTCGACGTTACGGAGAAACATATGAATAAAGATATTCAAGATATGATCGATTTTCAAATAAAGCTTTTTCAT ATTCTGGGCGACGGAAACTATGAAACAATGAAGCTCACTGATCTCCAGGAAtggtatgataaaaaaaatccgaAAACTGCTAATAGTAAA ATTAACTGGCTATACAAAATTGGGGAAGTATTTGATGAGGCCCATGTAGACGTAGATGTCAATTCAAATGTAACTATTAATTCAAATTACGTCTCAAGTCTTGTCACTTTGCTAGACGAGACATCGAGTAGAACAATCG TGAACTATATACATTGGAACTTTTTGAGCAACATAATAAGAACTACTACAAgggaaatgaaaaaattatactatgaatggaaagagaaacaaaaaaatgataatacacGAATTTTTGGAGTGCCAGCGAG ATTGATTGAATGCATACATGAAAAAGAGATGAGAGATATTGCAGCATACGAATacgtgaaaaatcatttttctgaTGAAATCACGACAATA GCATCAGACATGTTAGATGATATACAAAAGGAAGTCGAATATGAAATTAAAGGGACGGATTGGTTGAATGACGATactaaagatattattttagcgaagttaataaatatgaagaaatttattgGATATCCAGATTGGTATAAAAATAACACTATTGTTAAAAAACACTTTCAAGGA CTTATGGTCATTAATTCGTATTATGAAAATACACTCAGTTTAAATAGATACAGCAAGTGGAAATCATTGCGACACTTGGTGCCAGATGAAAATGATCTATT AATAAGTCCTATTAAAGTAAATGCTGTTTTTGACTACATCTTAGATGCTCTAA GTCTCTCGGCAGCGGATTTCCAGAGCCCATTGTTCGCTTACGACAGACCACA AGTTATTAATTATGGCATTATTGGAGTAATAATGGCTCATGAAGTTAATCATGGATTCGATAACTTTG GGTACGTTTATAATAAGAACGGAAAATTGATAAACTTATCATCTGCAGTAACTGAAGCACACGATAAAAGAACAGAATGTTTTGtagaacaatttaataattattccatTTCAAAGAAgtcaaattacaaaataaag AACTATGGAAATATGACGATAAGGGATAATATTGCTGACACAATGGGATTAGAGACTGCGTTTAGAGCATatgaaaggagagaaagagaatgcgGAAAAACGGGCACTGTATTGCCGGGCCATGAAGATATCACTAATGATCAACTTTTCTTCTTATCCTTTGCTAAT GTGTTCTGTGACGATATAACAAATAGAACCCTAGAAAAGGCCAAATCAGATGAGCATAGCATTGGAAGACTGAGAGTGATAGGGTCTGTTTCCAATTCACGGGACTTTGCCAAAGCTTACAATTGTCCGGTCGGCAGTGCGATGAATCCCGAAAAGAAATGTCATGTCTGGAAGTGA